Sequence from the Methanosarcina siciliae T4/M genome:
AGGAGATTATATCCTTAAAGTTGATAAGGAAGCATTCAAAACGGCAGAAGGCCTGGATGAAGATGTGTGGACTTTAAATCATAATGATCTGGCTAAAGTGTATGAACAGTATAATCTTCATCCTTACTGGGAAATTTAAAAGTTCATTTTCGCGTGATTATATGAAAATTGTTGTTTCCGATCCGATTTTCTTACCGAAGAATACAGGAAAGATTTGAGGTTCTCGGAAACCTTACTATTTTTGAGAATATGCCCTTTTCCATTGAATAATTTATTCAGTCGAATGCCCTCGCTGCTTGCGGCGAGGTGAACCCGCAAAACTTTGATTATCTATTATTCTACAAACTATGTTAAATAATGTAAAGTTTGTTTTAATAAGAGATTATGACTATTTAGGATGATGTCCCAAAAGTTGCATAAACGGCAATATGAAGGTTTTTTAGCCATATATAGGAACCATAGGATGTTGTTTAAGAATGTAAAAATTAGTAAAGCATTTTATGCACACACTGATCGACAGAGTGTATGACTGATGATTTACAGGCAGACTTAGCAAAAAACGAACCGTTTATATTACCATCAGTAATAATACCGTCAGCATTTTATACTAGAACTTACATATTATATATTGTTCACAAGGAACTAAGCTGTAAAATGAGGCAAATTCAGGACAGAGTAATAATCTGATCCCGCAATAAACTTCATTGACGCGTAAGCTGTAAAATGGAGTAAATTCAAGACGGCTTGAAAACCGATCTCGAAATCTATTTCATTAACACGTAAGCTGTAAAATGGAGCAAATTCAGGACAGTCTGAAAGCTGATTCCGTAATAAACTTCATTGACGCGTAGCTATAAGGTGAAGCAAATTCAGGACGGCTTGAAAACCGATCCCGTAATATACTTCATTTATGGCGTAAACTGCGAGATGAAGCAAATTCAGGACGGCTTGAAAGCTGATTCCGTAATAAACTTCATTGACGCGTAAGCTGTAAAATGGAGCAAATTCAGGACAGAGTAAAAACCTGATTCCTCAATCTCTACTTCATTGTTGCAGACCAAACCTTGTGAACCCTTATTCACTCTTCTAATCAAAGTTAAAGCGTATATATCATTTCTTTTCTTTTACTGCTTTTCTTAGCTTTTCGTTTCAGATGTTTAACAAACAACATCATGAAACTGTTTTGAGACAAAATGAACATAATTCTTTTCGACAGATACTTCCACAGTAGTACGAAAAATTGTTTCACTTTAGAAGGATAAAAATTAGTGAAATATTAAGATTGTCAGAATAAATATTAACATTCACAATTCCAATCATCCCCGATTAATTTTCAATGCTACAATATTTTCGAGACTCTTTTTCTTCGTTTGTGGCTCTAATAAAGGCATATATGCCTTCATACAGTTTAAATATACGATTACCGCACGAATGTGCATCACACATTGAAGAAGAACCCTATGAAATATTCGGATCTTGAATACTTTATCAAGTGCTACAACCCTGAAAACCGCCACAGCCGGAAAGAACCCTGGAGTGAAGATGCTTCCAGAAGGCAGATTCCGGAAATTCAGCTACGATGAGATTGTAGCAAGGGATAAGACTAACCTGGATATCTTCTGACTCAAAGACAAAAGCCCCGCTGACCTGGACAACCTTCCGGACCCTGATATTCTTACAAATGAGATCATTGAGAATATGGAGGTTTCACTGGCAAGTTTTAAGGAGATTATGGCTACAATTAATGGAAACGGGGACAGGAATTGAAATTGCTTTCTGCCTGAAGCAATTGTCTGCTTATGCAGACATATCCTACCCTTAAAAGAAGAGTGGGCTCGCTGAGATTTTAACAACGACCTTCCTCCTCTAAGGGGTTTATCCGGAAAGGAGAGCTTTTCATATTGTTGTATACTTCACTGCAATTGTTGTATGCTTCACTGCAATCGGCATCTGTTAGTTCATTCAGTTATCCTCTTTGTTCTAAGAGCAAGTCTATAGTTCGATTTGCTTTTGTCCCAAACCCGGAACTTAATTGTCCGGCGATTTCATTAATGATACATTTATAATTCTCTCCGGATTGTTCTTTGTCTATACAGGCACAGAGAACACTAATTTCTCCTTCATGCAGCCATGGATAACGTTTCGAAATTCTTGATATACACTTTTTGTCAACGTTGTGGATAACTATAAAATCTTTGCAGGAATTTAATAAATTGAAGGTTTCAGGATTTGTCTCCAGCTCTTTATATACATGTTCTGTAATTGCCAGGTCGTACCCCTGTTTTTTGGAGATTTCAAAAGCTCTTGGGAAGTAAGCTTCCCGAAGTAAGTAGATGATCGAGGAAGCATCAAAAATTATCATGCCTTTAAGCCTCCTGTAAATCAAGAAAAGTTTCGATATTTATACCGGCAAGGAAAGCTGCTTTTTCCAGACTTACGACTCCTTTTCTGTAGATTGAAATCGAGTCTTTAACCCTTGTTTTCATAATTGCCTGATATTTGACTGATTTAATGGTAAATTCCGGATGTGAGATATAGATAAACAAAAGAATTTCGTCATCGGTGAGATTACTGATTAATTTCTTGAAGTCGGCAATTGCTTCTTTTTCTTCTGAAGAAAAGAGGTCTTGCTTCAGGCCCAGTGCCTTTATCCCTGGAAGAGTAATTTTGTAAGTATAATCCTCTTTTTTTTCGACAAGGCCCATTGATATCAGATTCTCCATGCTGGCCTCGGAATTTTCGCTGTACGGCCCGAGGTAATGAGGACCGAATTCTGTCCACTCGTTCACTTTATCAATGTAATTCGATATCAGAAACATCTCTTTTTGAAAAGTAACCTTTCCTTTTGCCGGTTCCTCATCATTCATTTTCAATAATTCAAGTATAGTAATACTTAAAGGAGAAAGGACCTCTTCAATATTGTCTGATGAAATTCTCAATTTACTCCCCCTTAACCTTCAATTCGATGCTCGTTGCTATCTGGAATAGTGTTCTCTTTTTCAAAGAATATGTGATTATATGTAACTATGTTGTATTATATTCCTCATTAATATCATGGACTTAAAGCAAAACCCGCATTGAAAGAATCCTGAACCACAGAAGTGTGTATCTCCGACTACTGCACCTACGACTACTGCACAAATGTGCATCATACATTGAAGAAAAATCCAATGAAATATTCGGATTTGGAAGACTTCATCAAATGCCACGACCCGGAAAACCGCCACAATCGTACAGAGACCTGGGGCGAGGAATTTCCCGAAGGCAGTTCAGAAAATTCGTCTATGATGAAATTATAGCAAGGGACAAAACGAACCTGTACATCTTCTGGCTCAAAGACAAAAGCCTCGCTGACCTGGATAATCTGCCGGACCCTGATATTCTTACAAACGTGATAATTGGGAATATGGAGGTTTCGCTGGCAAGTTTCAAAGAAATGATAGTCACAATCAATGGAGATCGTGAAGAGATGGTGAAGAGAATTAAAAAATAAATTCCACATATGCCTGAAGATTAAAGAATATTCTGATATTCTTTTTATCATCGCCAAATCCAAAAATTCAGATGTTTTTCAATAAAATGTTGTGGTGGATACCCACCACTTCTTACTGTGAACCTCTTATATACTTGAGACATTTGGGTCAGGCTGCAAGGCTGTATAAGTATATATCATTGCCAACCGTACCATCAACATAGTTCTTGTCCATTCCCCATACAACAGTGTTATTGTATACTTCCGGTGTCGTATAAACTTCTTCAGGATATTCATATATTAGGGTGCTTTGTCCCGTAGATATGTTATATACATATACTCCAGGTTTGCCTTCGTAATCATCAACACATTTATTGTATGCAATTTTATCATTTTGTATGGCAATGTGTGTCCCTGTACTGGCACCGTATTCATTTCCATCTGGATCGGTGCCAAGTGGTTGTGTAACGTCTATGGTTTTCTTTGTTGATGTATTATACATCTCAATATATCCCTGATGATTATATACGTCAGACCAGATGACGTTAGTACCCCATATACGCGGTGTGTTTGGATCTCCATATGAAGTAACAGTTATTTTTTCCTGCGTATCGATATCATACATCCTGATAGTTATATCCGCTTCCGGATCTTCTGAATATGAGTAATACACCACTTTTGTGTCATATATGTCGGGATTACTACCGTTTCCTATTTTTGTCTGTGTGGATGTAGATATGTCCCATAGATACACATTATCATCTGCACTCCAGACGATTCTGTTGCCGTAAATAGCAGGTTTGCTAAATTGGTCTACATTCTGCGTGATGTAACTTTTTGTGGCTGTTGGTATATCATACACAGCAAGCCTTGGTGTTCCACTGCTTTCATCACGCCACACTAACTTATTATCGTAAATATCCGGACTAGAAGCCCCAGCAGAGCTAAACGTAGTGTCTGTTCCGTTGGTCAGGTCGTATAAATGAATAACAACCCCATTTGTCCATACTACCTTGTTATCATAAACAGCAGGATCGTATCCTGTGCCAATTTTCGTAACTTGGGCTGCTGAAGCTGCAACTGAAATTAAAATCAAAAAAACAAAAACCAGGAATGTTGAAGCTAAAGCTATTGAACATATTTCCCCTTTATTTTTCATTTATTTCCCCCAGATAGCTTTATTTTTTGAAGTTAATGTGCAGTTTATATGATTCGGAGATTTTTCAGGTTCTGCAATAATATCTGAATCGTCTATTACTAAAATCACATTAATCCAAACCTGGATTATCTCCCCAACCAATTATATGATAAATTAGTAAAGAGACTAAGTAATTATATAATTTTGCGAATAAAATATTTTCCAACCTTTGTTACATATCGATTGTTACAACCCGAAAAACCGTTTCAGCCGCAAAGAGACCTGGAATGAAGAATCTCCTGAAGGAAGGTTCCGAAAATTCGGCTATGACGAAATTGTAGCAAGGGATAAGACTAACCTGGATATCTTCTGACTCAAAGACAAAAGCATCGCTGATCTGGGCAACCTTCCGGGTCCTTATATTCCTGCAAACGAGATAATCGAGAATATGGAGGCTTCACTTTCAAGTTTTAAAGAGATAATGTGTACAATCAATGGAAACAGGGATAGGTAGTTAGCTGGGGCAGGGTGTGCCTGCTCGAACTAATTAAATAGAAAAGAATTAAAAGAATACGATTTTTTTCGTTCCGTTGCAGTTTATATGTAAATATCTCTGATTATAGCCTTCTTTGGCTTTTCCGGATCTACCATCAAGGTTATTTCATCCCCTAGTTGATAGTATTTTGTTCTTCCCGATTTTAATATTCGGTTCTTAGCAGAATGTTTTTCATTTTTGTATATATACTCATATTTTACTTGTCCTCGGTCACGGTAGAAACTTATAGCGGTAATATATCCTGTAACCTCGTCGGCACCTTTGAACATTTTGTTGTAATATTTGAGTTTCCATACAATAATAGGTGCTAATAGTACAACTGCACAAATTGCCATCTTTAAGTAAAATGGTGCAGCAGAAGCAGTTAATCTTGGACTTAGCAATCCACTATAATAGGCTGATATTATATACAATCCTCATACTACTAAAATAAATATCAATGACACTCTCGCTGTGAAATCAGATTGAAATATTCTAAATGTTGAAGGTTTTTGAGCATTTTTCCCCATTTTAGTTTCTTCGCCGTCTTACTATTTAACCTTAGTTTGACATTTCTATAAAAATAAATACTCTTATTTTCGTTATTGATTTGATGAATCTAAAAACAAAAATAAGAGCATTCCCTACTATTCCTAACAAGAATATATGTGTTCCTATCGGCTCGATGCTTGCTGTTCAATACTTTTATGAAAAACTTAATTTCTCTGATGTTTTTGGTAAGCATAAAAGCCGAGGTTTAGATCTCAATAGTTTATTAATAGGCTTGGTGAGCTACAAGCTCACCGAGAATTTTAGCATTAAAGAAGCTGGCAAATGGTTAAATCAGAAAGAAATTCTCGAGATTTTGAATCTCGAGAGCTTTCATGAAAAAGTTCTTTACAGAACACTTGAGATCCTGGGGCGCAACAAAGAGGAAATTCTTTCTGATATTTTAGGTAATCTATTTTCCGTTTATGATTTTGAAGAGACAGATATAAACCTTGACTGGACAAGTATAACTCTTTACGGCACAAAATCCAAGCTTGGAAAGTTTGGATATAGCAGAGATCATAGACCTGATAAGCTTCAGATAACAGTTGGAGTAAGTGAACTCAAAAAACCAATTAACATACCCATTGGAGTTACAGTAAACAAAGGAAATGTTCTTGATCTGCAACATTTTCCTGAGACATATAACCAGGTAAAAAGTAAACTCAAAAAAGGATCTCTTATTGTTTTTGATAAAGGCGCTAATACAGTTGAAAACATTAAGCTGATACAGGAAGATAAGATGACATATCTTACTTCCATGAAACTGAATTCAAGTGACGATAAAATCATTGAGAAATTTGATGTAACTAAAGTAGAACAGATAGATTCTGAGAAAGGAATTTATGGGATAAAAATAGTCAAGCCAAATAGCATTAAGTATTTCTATTTCTCAGAATCATTACAAGAAAAACAGTTGGAAGCAAAGGCAAGAACTGTTCTGAAGAAGTTACAGGAAGCAAAAGAGATACAGGAGATAATTGTCAAAAATAAAAAGCTTCCCAAAAAATTCAGAATAAACAATGAGTTGATTGAGATTGACTATTCTTTTAAGACTAAGCTCGAAGAGCTTAGTGATGATGAAGCGATAGAACTACTAAAGAGTTCCATAATTAATGGAAGAGAAGGATTTTTCTGCCTTAAATCAGACAAGAATTTGACACTTGAAAAGGCATTGGAAATATATCGAGAAAAGGACTCTATAGAGAAAATATTCAACTCACTTAAAAACGAAATACAGATTAAGCCGTTAAGGGTTTGGTCAGAAAATAGCATTCATGGAGCTATTATACTGGGATTTATTGCTCAATTATTCATATCGCTGATGCGATATGAATTTGAGGAAATCAAGCACAAATCCACAAAATTCATCAAAAAAAGCTTGAAAAATTTGACACTTACAATAAAGTTCGTGAAAAATGGACTCAGAAATTATATTTTTGCTAATTTTGATAAGATCAATAGCTTAATTGTAACAAAAATGGGCACTATTCCATAGAATTTATTATAAAATTAGATAGATTCATAACCCTGTGTCAAATTAGTTTGAGCTAAGAATAGGATAGATTTTCAATATCAATTAGTGGATACTGTCAAATTAAGGATTTAATTTTCACAACAGTTATTATTCTAATTTTAGATCTCAGTGTATGGGCTCAGGTATATCTACTTATTTTTATTTAAAAAAAGTTATTTTCTGTTTCTATTTGGTAATAAAATTCTTTTTTCAATTTCTCAACTCTGGAAGCACTCCTCAATTCACGAAATGAATCTTCGTTTTTTCCTATTATTGGAGTAGTACAGTTCTCTATTCAACCCTATTATTTAGCTCAATAATATAAAAAATAAGTAAATGGCAATGCGTGGCAAATGCCCAGGAGATCCTGGATTTCCGTGTTTACAATGTAATGTCTCTTTAATAGATTCCATCGCTATCGGGATGTTTGTCTACATGAGTATGATGAGATTGTGGTGGGCCGATGATATTCAAACTCATGAACCTAGCCGTATAAAGGCTCTGCTAGAAAATTCCAAGCTTTTTCATCCATTTTTAGCCTCAAACAATATACAGCGCATGGAAACTGATGCAAAAACTATCTTTTCGCAAAAAAAGCTGACACTTTCTTTTTTATCTGTTGCGCCAAGAGCGTAGACTAAAGGGATATAATGTTCGGCGGAATTGACGGACAATAATGCATCTTCCCCGAGTGATTCATAATTGACCAGCTTCAGGTCGTCTCTGGCTGTAACGTATTTTTTCACTTTTTCATCAAAACTCGTTGCCCATTTATATGGAGTTTCGGACATTCTTGCCAGCATGAGGTTATGCACTACGTTTCCGGTGCAGAAGATAAGAATCCCCTCTTCTCTTAATTTGCAGAGTTTCCTTGCCAGATCATAGTGCTGCTGCATACTGAGTTTTCGATTTATGCTTAGTTCGGCTACCGGGATATCAGCATCAGAATACATCTTCGAAAGTACGCACCAGACTCCGTGGTCAATGCCCCATCTGCTGTCTAAATTAACCTCCTGAGCCAGGTTTTTTACTTCTGTAATTAGTTCCTTTGAGCCTGAGCAATCATATTTCAGGTCGTATAATTCCTTTGGGAACCCATAAAAATCGTGGATTGTTCTCGGTTTCTCGTTTGAAGTAACACTGCTATCCTCTCTCTCATAGTGTGCGGATATTGCCAGGATTGCTTTAGGCTTGGGAATTTTTTCGGAAATCTCTCTCCAGCTTTCTGTAAACTCATTTTCTTCGATGGCATTCATAGGAGAACCATGACCTATAAACAGGACTGGAATCACTTTTTCCATGTTTTTGACCCCGATTTAATTATTTTTTGCTTATTATAGTATACGTATTTGTGGTATAAAATAAAGTACATCTGATTCGGATATTTTTGCTTTCAGGGTTAGATGTCATCAATGGCCGAGAATGTTAATACCAATTTTTTTATTTCAAAAATCTTCGTTCCTCTTCTTGTCCCTTAAAACTAGTCCTAATCTATGGTACTTTCTCAAAATCTGAAGTCCAATGAAAACATTTAAAATTACCTGAAGTTCAAATATTGGATTGTTGAGGGAATGGTGAATGGTAAATAGGGAAGATCGGTATTTAGATCGGTACTTAATTCTTTTAGCTTCAACAGTTCTGCTTTTAGTTCTGTTTATTTCCACCTTACCTGTGGCGCTGGGGTTTTCTCTGCACAGTAACCGGCTGACCATAAAGGAGACTCAGCTAACCACAAATAGTTCGGATGAGGCCTACCCTTCAATCTACGGGGACAGGGTGGTGTGGCAGGATCTGCGCAATGGGAAGAACTGGGACATCTACATGTACGATCTCTCAACTTCCAGGGAGACTCAAATCACCACTGACCCTGCAGCCCAGTACTTTCCTGCCATCTACGGGGACAGAATAATCTGGACCGATGCCCGTAATGGAAAAGCTGACATCTACATGTACGATCTTTCCACTTCTACCGAATCTCAAATAACCACAAGCGGATCCGTTGAATCCGGGTCTGCTCTCTACGGGGACAGGATAGTGTGGATTGACTACCGTGAAGGGTGGGAAAATCTGGATATCTACCTTTACGACTTTTCCTCCTCCACGGAAACTCAGATCACGACCAACGAATCAAACCAGTGGGGAGAGCTTGATATCTGGGGAAACATGATCGTCTGGCGGGATCAACGCAATGGGAACAATGACATTTACATGTGCACGGTCTCAGGGGAGGATGCAGGGTCAGAAGTAGAACCAGAAATAAGGTCAGAAGTTGAACCGGAACTGGGATCAGAGGTTGAACCGGAACCGGAAGGGGAAGGAAGCATAAGCAAAAACACTTCTGGGTTTGAAATTGTGTATAGTGTCGTTGGTTTGCTTGCTGTGTTCTTGCAGTGGAGAAGATAAAACATGGTGAATTACAGTCAGGTATCGGAGAGTTATTGATCTAATTCGGTAACTACTTCCACTATTATCTTCTTTTTTAGAAAAGAACGGTGAATGATAACTTTTTTTAGGAAACAATTGTGAGTGATAATCTTTTTTGAGCGGTACGTCAGAGAATTTAATTTAATTAAATTCACAAAACTTTGCCTTCTATCCATACCTTCAAACCTGAACAAAGGAAGTTCCTGTTTTTCAGTATAAATCGAAAACATATACCACTTATTGCAATAACTTTAAACTCAGCAATTTCCTTACCAACTTAATATGTGCTCTGTTATATAAAAATTTATATATAATTACGATATCAATCGCAAGCAGGTATGATTTCCCTGGGAAACAGATGACCGGACCTGTCCTATTTGAAGCGAAAAACGAAATGAATTTTCTCCGGTCGGGGAAGGTATGAAATGAGGAAAAACCTGCGAAATTCCGGTATAGATAAAAAGCTAGTAGACGACGTTCTGAACCAGAATGAACAGCGTTTCAGGCTGAAGTTGGAGAAAGGTCTCTCGCCTGCTCGGGCGGTAGAGAACCTGGAACTGGCCGAGATTATTGATGTACAGGCTATCCAGCCTCTGCTGGATAATTTCTATAAACTTACTCATATTCCCATAGGCTTAAACGACCTCAAAGGCAATGTTCTGGCAGGTGCTGGATGGCAGGATATCTGTACCAAATTCCACAGGGTTCATCCCGTAACCTGCAGGCACTGTGTAGAAAGCGATATAAATCTATCCTCAGGTGTTGCCCCTGGCGAGTTTAAGTTCTACAGGTGCAAGAATAATATGTGGGATGCAGTGACTCCCATCATGGTGGGGTACCATCATGTCGGCTATGTCTTTGCAGGGCAGTTTTTTTTTGATGACGAGCCTCTGAACTATGAGTTTTTCCGGGCCCAGGCCAGGAAATATGGCTTCAACGAGGAAGAATACATAGCAGCGCTTGAAAAAGTTCCAAGGTTAAGCAGGGAATCTGTGGACACGGGTATGGCCTTTTTCATGACATTTGCCAACATGCTCTCACAACTAAGTTACAGTAATATCAAGCTGGCTCAGTTGCTGGAGGAACGCGACGTCCTGGTAAATGTGCTGCAGAAGACCAGGGAGGATTTCGACCGCGCCCAGGAAGTGGGAAATATCGGGAGCTGGCGCCTGGATTTATGTAATAATGTATTGACATGGTCCGATGAAAATCACCGTATTTTTGGCATCCCAAAAGGTACCCCTCTGACCTATGAAACTTTTCTCTCAACGATTCATCCGGATGATAGGGAATATGTGGATGGGGAATGGAAGGAGGGGATGGAGGGCAAACCATACGACATCGAGCACCGCATTATCGCGGATGATAAGGTAAAGTGGGTACGTGAAAAAGCTTATCTTGAATTTGACAGGGACGGATCGCTGATTGCCGGCTTTGGTATAACGCAGGACATCACCGAGCGCAAAAGAGCAGAAGAAGCTCTCAGATTATCAAATATTTATAATCGCAGTTTGATTGAAGCCAGTCTGGACCCTCTTGTAACCATCGGGTCAGACGGAAAAATAACCGATGTCAATAATTCCACCGAAATAGCTACCGGCTATTCTCGCGATGAACTTATAGGTACAGATTTCTCGGACTATTTTACTGAGCCTGAAAAAGCCAAAGAGGGTTATCAGCGTGTTTTCCAGAAAGGATTGGTACGGGATTATCCTCTTGAGATTCAGCATAAAGATGGACATACAACTCCTGTTCTATATAATGCTTCGGTTTATAAGGATGAATCCGGCAAGGTTATCGGGGTCTTTGCTGCTGCGCGTGATATCACAGAACTTAAAAAGGCAGAGAAAGCTCTAAAAAAAGCACATGATAATTTAGAAAATTTGGTTGAAGAGCGCACAGGACAGCTTGAGAAAGCTTACAACTCATTGAAGGAAAGCGAAAAAAGCCTTTCCGAAGCTCAAAGAATGGCTCATATTGGAAATTGGGAATGGGACACTTTAACTAACAGGTCTTACTGGTCTGATGAATTGTATCGAATTTTTGGGCTTACACCCCGAAAATTTGGCTTACCTTACAGTGAAGCTTTGAATTACATACATCCTGACGATCGGGACTATATGAATAATGCCGTTAAAAGAGCTTTAAATGGAGAACCCTATGAAATTGACTACAGGATAATTTCAGCTGACGGAACAGAACGTGTGGTTCATGCACAGGGTGAAGTCATTTTTAACGAAGAAAATAACTCTATTAAAATGAGAGGGACAGTTCAGGATATTACCGAGCGCAAAAAAGCTGAAGAAGCTCTTGAAAAAATCCAGGAAACCCACATAAAAGAAATCCACCACAGGATCAAGAATAACCTGCAGGTAATCTCATCTCTCCTCAGCCTCGAAGCTGAGAAATTCGGGGATGAAAAAATGCTTGAATCTTTCCGGGAAAGCCAGAATCGTGTGGCTTCAATGGCCCTGATTCATGAAGAACTCTATAAAGGAAAAGAGCTGGACACACTTGATTTTGCAGCCTATCTTCAGAAGCTGGCTGCAGATCTTTTCGACTCATATAATCTTGGAAATAGTGGTATCAGCCTGAAGCTTGACCTTGAGAAGATTCATCTTGATTTGGATATTGCAATACCTCTTGGCATTATCGTGAACGAGCTCATCTCAAATTCTCTGAAGCATGCCTTCTCCGCCGAAAAATCAGGTGAAATCCATATCAGTCTCTGCAAAAAAGAAAGTTTTACTGCAAACGATTATATCCCCGGCCCCTGCCCTTCCTGTACAGGTAAGAATAACTTGCATTACATACTCACCGTAGCGGATAACGGAAAAGGCATTCCCGAAGAAATAAAGTTCCCAAATACGGATTCTCTCGGACTCCAGCTTGTAAACCTGCTTGTTGAGCAAATAGATGGTTATATAGAACTCAAAATGGATTCCGGAACAAAATTCACTATCTGGTTCCGAAATCCGGAAACATGAGCCCTGTTATTCGAACGGAACATGTAAGGTGTATAATATTGGGTTATATCGGTGAAGCTTTTTGAATTAAAATTCCAATTTGATATCTTCTTCGTTATCCACGGGTAATTCAAATGTGAAGCTGCTCCCTTTCCCAACTTCACTTTCAACTCTAATAGTCCCGCTGTGAAGTTTCACAAGTTCCTTCACCAGAGCAAGCCCGAGCCCTGCCCCGCAGTACTCTCTGGCGCATGAAGAATCTATCTGCGTAAAGGGCCAGAAAAGTTTTTTCTGGTCCTCGGGAGAAATCCCTATTCCGGTATCCGTTACGGAAAAATGAACTCTGCTGCCTCTCTTTTTACAGTAGACAGAAACCCTTCCCCCTTTCGGGGTAAACTTGATCGCATTGCTTACAAGATTGTAGAGGATCTGGATAAGTCGGTCTCTGTCAGCTTTAATCTCTCTTAAATCCGGTTCCACTTCAAAGTCTATTTCAAGGGACTTGGCCTGGGCAAGGGGGGAAAGCGTGGCCTTCACCTCTTCAAAAACCGAGTCAACAGTAAATTCACTGTAGTGAAGTTCCATTTTTCCTGCTTCCACTTTAGAGAGGTCCAGAATCTCGTTTATAAGTCCCAGAAGGTGTTTTCCGCTTGCAGAGATGTTCTTAACGTACTTCAGCTGTTTTCCGTTGAGTTCCCCAAAAATTCTCTCGATCAGGACGTCCGAAAAACCGATAATGGAATTCAGAGGTGTCCGCAGTTCATGACTCATGTTGGCGAGGAACTCGCTCTTTGTACGGCTGGCAGTTTCGGCTTCTATCCTGGCACTGAGCATAGCTGCCTCCACCCGTACACGGTCGCTTATGTCCCTTCCCACGGCCTGAATGCTGTTATCTTGTGCCTGGAGTAGTGAAGCACTAATGTCCGTGAAAATAACCGTTCCGTCCGATCTTATCATTCTGGTTTCCTTACGTGTGGAGCCTGTTTTCCTTACTTTCATAATTTCGGATAGGGCTTTTTTCCTCCCATCCGGCAAAAGCAGTTCCAATATTGATTTTTGTTTCAGTTCATTTTCACTATAACCGAATACTTCACAGGTCATTTTGTTTACTTCGAGTATCCTTC
This genomic interval carries:
- a CDS encoding TolB family protein is translated as MKNKGEICSIALASTFLVFVFLILISVAASAAQVTKIGTGYDPAVYDNKVVWTNGVVIHLYDLTNGTDTTFSSAGASSPDIYDNKLVWRDESSGTPRLAVYDIPTATKSYITQNVDQFSKPAIYGNRIVWSADDNVYLWDISTSTQTKIGNGSNPDIYDTKVVYYSYSEDPEADITIRMYDIDTQEKITVTSYGDPNTPRIWGTNVIWSDVYNHQGYIEMYNTSTKKTIDVTQPLGTDPDGNEYGASTGTHIAIQNDKIAYNKCVDDYEGKPGVYVYNISTGQSTLIYEYPEEVYTTPEVYNNTVVWGMDKNYVDGTVGNDIYLYSLAA
- a CDS encoding IS1634-like element ISMac23 family transposase, translating into MMNLKTKIRAFPTIPNKNICVPIGSMLAVQYFYEKLNFSDVFGKHKSRGLDLNSLLIGLVSYKLTENFSIKEAGKWLNQKEILEILNLESFHEKVLYRTLEILGRNKEEILSDILGNLFSVYDFEETDINLDWTSITLYGTKSKLGKFGYSRDHRPDKLQITVGVSELKKPINIPIGVTVNKGNVLDLQHFPETYNQVKSKLKKGSLIVFDKGANTVENIKLIQEDKMTYLTSMKLNSSDDKIIEKFDVTKVEQIDSEKGIYGIKIVKPNSIKYFYFSESLQEKQLEAKARTVLKKLQEAKEIQEIIVKNKKLPKKFRINNELIEIDYSFKTKLEELSDDEAIELLKSSIINGREGFFCLKSDKNLTLEKALEIYREKDSIEKIFNSLKNEIQIKPLRVWSENSIHGAIILGFIAQLFISLMRYEFEEIKHKSTKFIKKSLKNLTLTIKFVKNGLRNYIFANFDKINSLIVTKMGTIP
- a CDS encoding DUF5050 domain-containing protein, whose product is MVNREDRYLDRYLILLASTVLLLVLFISTLPVALGFSLHSNRLTIKETQLTTNSSDEAYPSIYGDRVVWQDLRNGKNWDIYMYDLSTSRETQITTDPAAQYFPAIYGDRIIWTDARNGKADIYMYDLSTSTESQITTSGSVESGSALYGDRIVWIDYREGWENLDIYLYDFSSSTETQITTNESNQWGELDIWGNMIVWRDQRNGNNDIYMCTVSGEDAGSEVEPEIRSEVEPELGSEVEPEPEGEGSISKNTSGFEIVYSVVGLLAVFLQWRR
- the ygiD gene encoding 4,5-DOPA-extradiol-dioxygenase, which translates into the protein MEKVIPVLFIGHGSPMNAIEENEFTESWREISEKIPKPKAILAISAHYEREDSSVTSNEKPRTIHDFYGFPKELYDLKYDCSGSKELITEVKNLAQEVNLDSRWGIDHGVWCVLSKMYSDADIPVAELSINRKLSMQQHYDLARKLCKLREEGILIFCTGNVVHNLMLARMSETPYKWATSFDEKVKKYVTARDDLKLVNYESLGEDALLSVNSAEHYIPLVYALGATDKKESVSFFCEKIVFASVSMRCILFEAKNG